Proteins from a genomic interval of Desulfurobacterium sp. TC5-1:
- a CDS encoding 4'-phosphopantetheinyl transferase superfamily protein, with translation MIVSCGVDIVSNKRVEDALKRWGDRFVRKVFPEGVEYCFQKRRGEVVGCIAARFALKEAIIKAFSRINVPVRFEDIVVSGGGKHLDVKIPVKGYRILFSISHEKDFSVAFVNVIREEADE, from the coding sequence ATGATTGTTTCCTGTGGCGTTGATATTGTCTCAAATAAGAGGGTAGAAGATGCATTAAAAAGGTGGGGAGACAGGTTTGTCAGGAAGGTTTTCCCTGAAGGTGTTGAGTATTGTTTTCAAAAGAGGCGCGGTGAGGTTGTAGGTTGTATTGCTGCACGATTTGCTTTAAAGGAGGCAATAATAAAAGCTTTTTCTCGCATAAATGTTCCAGTACGCTTTGAGGATATTGTTGTTTCAGGTGGTGGAAAACATCTTGATGTTAAGATACCTGTAAAGGGATATCGTATCCTTTTCAGTATTTCCCACGAAAAGGATTTTTCCGTAGCTTTTGTAAATGTGATAAGAGAGGAGGCTGATGAGTAA
- the ruvA gene encoding Holliday junction branch migration protein RuvA produces MLDFVKGKVAFKYSDGISIECGGIGIKVFVPLSTLSRIVVGEEAFFFTKVIFPPEGTPAIYGFESEEERKLFELLTRIPKIGSRTALNILSHFSKQELTKIVETKDIKTLSTVPGLGKKLSERLIFELASKLKTKENKKERELIEVLENLGYSRREIVKILSKIDTENLTFEEAVKKLTLLLSGGKFGG; encoded by the coding sequence ATGTTAGATTTTGTAAAAGGGAAAGTTGCCTTCAAATACTCCGACGGTATATCTATAGAATGTGGGGGCATTGGCATTAAAGTCTTTGTCCCCCTATCCACCTTAAGTAGAATAGTAGTTGGTGAAGAGGCATTTTTCTTTACAAAAGTAATATTCCCACCAGAAGGCACCCCTGCTATTTACGGATTTGAAAGTGAAGAAGAGAGGAAACTTTTCGAACTCTTAACACGAATACCTAAAATAGGTTCCCGCACAGCCCTTAACATCCTTTCTCACTTTTCAAAGCAGGAACTTACCAAAATTGTGGAAACGAAAGACATCAAAACGCTTTCAACCGTCCCGGGACTTGGAAAAAAATTGTCGGAAAGACTCATATTTGAACTTGCCTCAAAACTCAAAACAAAAGAAAACAAAAAAGAAAGAGAATTAATAGAAGTCCTTGAAAACTTAGGCTATTCAAGAAGAGAAATCGTTAAAATTCTATCAAAAATAGATACAGAAAACTTAACCTTTGAAGAGGCAGTCAAAAAACTAACATTACTCCTCTCTGGAGGAAAATTTGGAGGATAG
- a CDS encoding PelD GGDEF domain-containing protein, which translates to MAKKDIAIKFVVGEAVLFFIILTAVGFYFNPKDPLFIHSTVNPFVLLELTITLFYGLTGGLVFLVAAVPVFRFIYPQFPLSFLLWTLLLVLIAGEFFSYWKRRIELSEEESTYFKSKLRKQTNDFILLKLSHDQLEKHYLVKPISIRTVLEKIKKELINNREKAFGNLMNLISEAFFVRRGTLYCKTPEGNFKLAASIGEPVKLDMNDPLIREAIEEERTVFLSSSSSQSNYLAVVPVFDISNDDEIIAFFLIKDLPFRYLNADNILSINVALIWFMAELEKTEMVKDLVNEFRYLPVDFIVEVQTVKILYEKFGIDSYMVVYKIPENLKDIIQFIQNKIRGVDFLVYHKVNNCYMVYILLPLSSLSSAEGFSNRISNELKRRFGSEIKNKITEKFIKVDGEIYKSLKEEADRTREEKEC; encoded by the coding sequence ATGGCAAAGAAAGATATTGCTATTAAATTTGTTGTCGGTGAAGCAGTCCTTTTCTTTATAATTCTTACGGCCGTCGGCTTCTATTTTAATCCCAAAGACCCTCTTTTCATTCACTCAACAGTAAACCCCTTTGTACTTTTAGAGCTTACAATAACGCTTTTTTACGGCCTTACAGGCGGTCTTGTTTTCCTTGTTGCAGCCGTCCCCGTTTTCAGGTTCATATATCCTCAATTTCCTCTTTCCTTTCTTCTCTGGACACTGTTGCTTGTACTTATAGCCGGTGAATTTTTCTCTTACTGGAAAAGACGCATTGAATTGTCTGAAGAAGAAAGCACCTACTTCAAATCAAAACTGAGAAAGCAGACAAATGACTTTATACTGCTCAAACTTTCTCACGATCAATTAGAAAAACACTACCTTGTAAAACCAATAAGCATAAGAACCGTCCTTGAAAAAATTAAAAAGGAACTAATAAACAACAGAGAAAAGGCCTTTGGAAACTTAATGAACCTTATAAGTGAAGCTTTTTTTGTAAGAAGGGGAACCTTATACTGTAAAACCCCCGAAGGGAATTTCAAATTAGCTGCTTCTATAGGTGAACCTGTTAAACTTGACATGAATGATCCTCTAATACGGGAAGCTATAGAAGAAGAAAGAACGGTATTTTTATCATCGTCATCATCACAATCAAATTACCTCGCGGTAGTTCCGGTATTTGACATCTCTAACGATGACGAAATTATTGCATTCTTCCTAATCAAGGACCTGCCATTCAGATACCTTAATGCAGACAACATACTTTCAATAAACGTGGCTCTAATCTGGTTTATGGCAGAACTGGAAAAAACAGAAATGGTAAAAGATCTTGTAAATGAGTTCAGATATCTCCCCGTTGATTTTATAGTTGAAGTACAGACCGTAAAAATTCTTTATGAAAAGTTCGGAATAGACAGTTACATGGTTGTGTATAAAATTCCAGAAAACCTTAAAGACATAATTCAATTTATTCAGAACAAAATCAGGGGAGTTGATTTTTTGGTTTATCATAAAGTAAATAACTGCTATATGGTTTACATCTTACTACCTCTTTCTTCCCTTTCCTCAGCTGAAGGTTTTTCAAACAGAATTTCAAACGAGCTTAAGAGACGTTTTGGAAGTGAAATTAAAAATAAAATTACTGAAAAATTCATTAAAGTTGATGGAGAAATATACAAAAGCCTGAAGGAAGAGGCAGACCGAACCCGGGAGGAAAAGGAATGCTGA
- a CDS encoding universal stress protein: MSVFKTILYPTDFSDLAEVAKKYVLKLKEANAEKVIIFHVIHPMEFSLPQFDDPFALDVAAIYAHIPEIEKAILDRHQEKLQQLKHEFERAGFKVETIMTVGDPKEEIVKTAEEKNCNLIVIGYHGKGLLERILEIGSTTKAVIRKAKCPVLVVKKEERE, translated from the coding sequence ATGTCAGTATTTAAAACAATTCTTTATCCAACAGACTTTTCAGACCTTGCAGAAGTGGCAAAAAAGTACGTGCTAAAATTGAAAGAAGCAAACGCCGAAAAGGTTATTATCTTTCACGTAATTCATCCTATGGAGTTTAGCCTACCACAGTTTGACGATCCATTTGCACTTGACGTTGCTGCCATATACGCCCACATTCCGGAAATTGAAAAAGCGATATTAGACAGGCACCAGGAAAAGCTCCAGCAATTAAAGCACGAATTTGAAAGGGCAGGATTTAAGGTCGAAACGATTATGACCGTAGGCGACCCAAAAGAGGAAATCGTAAAAACGGCTGAAGAAAAGAACTGTAACCTTATAGTAATTGGATATCACGGAAAGGGACTTCTTGAAAGAATTCTTGAAATTGGAAGCACCACTAAAGCTGTAATTAGAAAAGCCAAATGCCCGGTACTTGTAGTGAAAAAGGAGGAAAGGGAATGA
- the pelF gene encoding GT4 family glycosyltransferase PelF, with protein MIIVDKNRETDILIVAEGTYPYVKGGVSSWIHSLITGLTEFNFGVIFLGSRKEDYGDIKYKLPENLTYLSANFIFSDKEKPPPRILNSDSEKMEKVKELHKWFRRSGEKELPETWKSQKFYIKEVTEEEFLYSREAWNFIADSYFELAGDVPFIDYFWTVRNIHDPVWRVASIMENIPEAKIIHSPSTGYAGFLSAMAKSEKKLPFILTEHGIYTRERKIDIVNADWISDRGFFFQKEVGEIDHLKKMWISFFRGIGAFCYDSADVIISLFEDARKLQIALGAPEEKTEVIPNGVKVKNFLKARKARPQNPPPVIGLIGRVVPIKDIKTFIKAMRIVVNKMPEAQGWVVGPTDEDPDYYEECLKLVNALNLENSIKFLGFQDLKNIFPRIGLTTLTSISEGMPLVVLESFAAGVPCVTTNVGSCKQLIYGGLNSEDLKIGKAGEVCHVANPGELADAYVELLNNKILWKKYQKSGIERVERFYDYQMFLNNYRKLYRSFIHGRHSV; from the coding sequence ATGATAATAGTAGACAAAAATAGAGAAACTGACATACTTATAGTTGCGGAAGGAACCTATCCCTATGTAAAAGGCGGAGTGAGTTCCTGGATTCACAGTTTGATAACAGGCCTAACTGAATTCAACTTTGGAGTAATCTTCCTGGGAAGCAGAAAAGAAGACTACGGTGATATAAAGTACAAACTTCCGGAAAACCTTACCTACCTCTCGGCAAACTTTATATTCAGTGATAAAGAAAAACCTCCTCCGAGAATACTTAATTCTGATTCCGAAAAAATGGAAAAGGTTAAAGAACTCCACAAATGGTTTAGAAGAAGCGGAGAGAAAGAGCTTCCTGAAACCTGGAAAAGCCAGAAATTTTACATAAAAGAGGTAACAGAAGAAGAGTTTCTTTACAGCAGAGAGGCATGGAATTTTATAGCAGACAGTTACTTTGAACTTGCAGGAGATGTACCCTTTATTGATTATTTCTGGACAGTAAGGAACATCCATGACCCAGTATGGCGCGTGGCTTCAATTATGGAAAATATACCTGAAGCTAAAATTATCCACAGTCCATCTACCGGATATGCAGGCTTCCTTTCTGCAATGGCAAAAAGCGAAAAAAAACTTCCTTTTATATTGACAGAACACGGAATATATACCAGAGAAAGAAAAATAGACATAGTTAATGCCGATTGGATTTCCGACAGAGGATTTTTCTTTCAGAAAGAAGTTGGAGAAATAGACCATCTGAAGAAAATGTGGATAAGCTTTTTCCGGGGAATAGGGGCTTTCTGCTACGATTCGGCTGATGTTATTATTTCACTTTTCGAGGATGCCAGAAAGCTTCAGATTGCCCTTGGAGCTCCGGAAGAAAAAACAGAAGTTATCCCTAACGGTGTCAAGGTAAAAAACTTTCTGAAAGCACGCAAAGCCCGACCCCAAAACCCGCCTCCGGTAATCGGTCTGATTGGAAGAGTGGTCCCTATAAAGGACATAAAAACCTTCATAAAAGCAATGAGAATAGTTGTTAACAAAATGCCCGAAGCACAGGGATGGGTTGTGGGCCCCACTGACGAAGACCCTGATTATTATGAGGAATGTTTAAAACTTGTTAACGCCCTTAACCTTGAAAACAGCATTAAATTTCTTGGATTTCAAGACCTTAAAAACATCTTTCCCAGAATAGGGCTTACAACACTCACATCGATAAGTGAAGGAATGCCTCTTGTGGTTCTTGAATCGTTTGCTGCAGGCGTGCCCTGCGTAACGACCAATGTTGGCTCCTGCAAACAGTTAATATATGGCGGACTAAACAGTGAAGATTTAAAGATAGGAAAAGCGGGAGAGGTCTGCCATGTTGCTAACCCCGGGGAACTGGCAGACGCGTATGTGGAGCTTTTAAACAATAAAATCCTGTGGAAAAAGTACCAGAAATCCGGCATAGAGAGGGTAGAGAGATTTTACGATTATCAGATGTTTTTAAATAACTATCGCAAACTTTACAGGAGCTTCATTCATGGCAGGCATAGCGTTTGA
- the mtnA gene encoding S-methyl-5-thioribose-1-phosphate isomerase, producing MRKIKDIRPLKWEGDALLLLDQRKLPHMEEWITCKTYEDVAKAIEDMVVRGAPAIGVTAAYGVTLGAKELSQKAKDVNEFKMLAELVINRLATTRPTAVNLFWALKRMKSIIDAGQNINDILLALETEAKNIETQDIDRNRKIGMYGAELLGNKETILTHCNTGALATAGYGTALGVIRAAYEMEKDILIYVDETRPYLQGARLTAWELQQEGIPYYLITDNMAGWFIANDEITCIIVGADRIALNGDTANKIGTYTLSVLAKEHGIPFYVAAPSSTFDFSIKTGSEIPIEDRPPEEVLYCHCSDCRIAPEHAKVKNPAFDVTPHENITGIITERGVILSPNETKVKKFFKLEEEC from the coding sequence ATGAGAAAAATAAAAGACATAAGACCCTTAAAGTGGGAAGGTGATGCTCTTTTGCTCCTTGACCAGAGGAAATTACCTCATATGGAAGAATGGATAACGTGTAAAACTTACGAAGATGTAGCAAAAGCTATAGAGGATATGGTAGTAAGAGGAGCACCTGCGATAGGCGTTACGGCTGCTTACGGTGTTACTTTAGGTGCAAAAGAACTTTCACAAAAAGCAAAGGATGTAAATGAATTCAAGATGTTGGCAGAACTTGTAATCAACAGATTAGCAACGACGAGGCCTACCGCAGTTAACCTGTTCTGGGCACTCAAAAGAATGAAAAGTATCATAGACGCCGGCCAGAATATTAATGATATCCTTCTTGCCCTTGAAACGGAAGCGAAAAATATAGAAACCCAGGACATAGACAGAAATAGAAAGATAGGAATGTACGGTGCAGAACTATTAGGAAACAAAGAAACCATACTCACCCACTGCAATACAGGTGCTCTCGCAACTGCTGGATATGGGACAGCCCTTGGTGTAATAAGAGCGGCGTATGAAATGGAAAAAGACATTCTCATATATGTTGACGAAACAAGACCTTACCTTCAGGGAGCAAGACTGACAGCGTGGGAGCTTCAGCAAGAAGGAATACCCTACTATCTAATAACGGACAACATGGCAGGATGGTTCATAGCAAACGACGAAATAACCTGCATAATAGTTGGTGCTGACAGAATAGCCCTTAACGGTGACACTGCAAACAAGATAGGAACATACACGCTATCTGTACTTGCAAAAGAACATGGAATTCCCTTTTATGTTGCAGCACCCTCTTCAACATTTGACTTTTCTATAAAAACAGGAAGTGAAATTCCCATAGAAGATAGACCTCCTGAAGAGGTGCTTTACTGCCACTGTAGTGACTGCAGAATAGCACCGGAACATGCGAAGGTGAAAAACCCTGCCTTTGACGTTACACCCCACGAAAACATAACAGGAATAATTACAGAAAGGGGTGTCATTCTTTCACCGAACGAGACAAAAGTCAAAAAATTCTTCAAACTGGAAGAAGAATGTTAG
- a CDS encoding 4Fe-4S dicluster domain-containing protein, translated as MSKKLVSIYIEGRKIKVPEGYTVIEALWDTGHDIKRGVGCLSGLCGACAIAYLEKGSKRVKFGLGCQTIVKEGMNITVMPFFPSRTATYNISEMEKPIEKLREVYPELDMCKNCGFCTVACPEWINVSKVMKLLKEGSYEEATEMMLDCILCGLCASRCPYGIAPQFISLFVQRAISREMPFPENLKKRLKEMEEMKYDEEWGKILQMSDEELVEFCKRVREEV; from the coding sequence ATGAGTAAGAAGCTTGTTTCGATATATATAGAAGGAAGGAAGATAAAAGTTCCCGAAGGTTACACGGTTATAGAGGCTTTGTGGGATACCGGACACGATATAAAAAGAGGTGTCGGATGTCTTTCAGGATTGTGTGGTGCGTGTGCCATAGCTTACCTTGAGAAGGGGAGTAAAAGGGTAAAGTTCGGTCTTGGCTGTCAGACAATTGTAAAAGAGGGAATGAATATAACAGTTATGCCTTTTTTCCCTTCACGAACGGCTACCTACAACATCTCGGAGATGGAAAAGCCGATAGAAAAGTTAAGGGAAGTCTATCCCGAACTGGATATGTGTAAAAACTGCGGTTTCTGCACCGTTGCCTGCCCGGAGTGGATAAACGTATCAAAGGTTATGAAGCTTTTGAAAGAGGGAAGTTACGAAGAGGCCACGGAAATGATGTTAGACTGTATTCTGTGCGGTCTGTGTGCCTCAAGGTGTCCTTACGGTATAGCACCTCAGTTTATATCCCTCTTTGTTCAGCGGGCTATAAGCAGAGAGATGCCGTTTCCTGAAAATCTGAAGAAGCGCTTAAAAGAGATGGAAGAGATGAAGTATGACGAAGAGTGGGGAAAGATCCTTCAGATGAGTGATGAAGAGCTTGTAGAATTCTGTAAAAGGGTGAGAGAGGAGGTTTAA
- a CDS encoding pyridoxine 5'-phosphate synthase, with amino-acid sequence MRLGVNIDHVATIREARKTFEPDPVHAAVIADLAGADQITLHLREDRRHIQDRDLKLIKEVIHSKINLEMAATEEMVEIALSVKPHQVTLVPEKREEITTEGGLDVKGQKDRIRDVVKRLKAAGIVVNLFIDPDKEQIEAAADVGADAVELHTGEYANAVSEGEREKELSRLRTAAKYAKELELKVYAGHGLTYKNVKPVAEIEEIEELNIGHSIVANAVLKGLSDAVKEMKRLINEVR; translated from the coding sequence ATAAGACTCGGCGTTAATATAGATCACGTCGCAACCATCAGGGAAGCCAGAAAAACGTTTGAACCAGATCCTGTTCACGCTGCGGTTATTGCAGACCTTGCAGGTGCAGACCAGATAACGCTTCATTTAAGGGAAGACAGAAGGCACATACAGGATAGGGATTTAAAACTTATAAAGGAAGTTATCCATTCAAAGATAAATCTTGAAATGGCAGCAACAGAAGAGATGGTGGAGATTGCCCTTTCAGTAAAACCTCATCAGGTTACGCTTGTTCCGGAAAAGAGAGAGGAGATTACGACGGAGGGAGGACTTGACGTTAAAGGTCAGAAAGACCGTATAAGGGATGTTGTTAAGCGCTTGAAAGCGGCTGGCATTGTTGTGAACCTTTTTATAGACCCGGATAAGGAGCAGATAGAAGCAGCGGCAGATGTGGGTGCCGATGCTGTCGAGCTTCATACAGGTGAGTATGCCAACGCGGTTAGTGAAGGGGAAAGAGAGAAAGAGCTTAGCAGGTTAAGAACCGCAGCAAAGTACGCTAAAGAATTGGAATTGAAGGTTTATGCTGGTCACGGTTTGACTTACAAAAATGTGAAACCTGTTGCTGAAATCGAAGAGATAGAAGAGCTTAACATAGGTCATTCTATCGTTGCAAATGCAGTTTTAAAAGGCCTTTCCGATGCCGTGAAAGAGATGAAAAGGCTTATCAACGAGGTGAGATGA
- the mazG gene encoding nucleoside triphosphate pyrophosphohydrolase, which translates to MYKFEDLVKIMETLRSKNGCPWDRKQTYETLLPYLLEETYEYIDAVKEKDYENMKEELGDILLQVVFHSQIAKEENRFSIDDVVDEICRKLIFRHPHVFGNRKDIKDAQDVLKAWDEFKKAEGKNRKSMLDGIPRSLPSLERALKLQKRAAKVGFDWEKAEDVIKKIKEELREVEGAITKGNKEHIEEEIGDLLFAIVNLSRFLQVNPAVALHRTNEKFVKRFSKMEELAEKEGKSLSEMSIEEMEKLWEITKKEERDVSI; encoded by the coding sequence ATGTACAAATTTGAAGACCTTGTGAAAATCATGGAAACACTCCGCTCAAAAAACGGCTGTCCCTGGGACAGAAAACAAACATACGAAACCCTTTTGCCGTATCTTCTTGAAGAAACTTATGAATACATTGACGCCGTCAAAGAAAAAGATTACGAAAACATGAAAGAGGAACTTGGCGACATTCTGTTACAGGTTGTTTTCCATTCCCAAATTGCAAAAGAAGAAAACAGATTTTCCATTGACGATGTTGTGGATGAAATATGTCGCAAGCTAATATTCCGACATCCTCACGTATTCGGTAACAGAAAAGATATCAAAGACGCTCAGGACGTTCTTAAAGCATGGGATGAATTTAAAAAAGCTGAAGGTAAAAACCGCAAATCTATGCTGGATGGAATACCAAGATCATTACCATCCCTCGAAAGAGCTTTGAAACTTCAAAAAAGAGCAGCAAAAGTTGGATTTGACTGGGAAAAGGCAGAAGATGTAATCAAAAAAATAAAGGAAGAACTAAGAGAAGTTGAAGGAGCAATAACAAAAGGAAACAAAGAGCACATAGAAGAGGAAATAGGAGACTTACTTTTTGCAATTGTTAATTTGTCAAGGTTTCTCCAGGTCAATCCAGCAGTTGCTCTTCACAGAACAAACGAAAAATTTGTAAAAAGGTTTTCTAAAATGGAAGAGCTGGCTGAGAAAGAGGGAAAATCTCTTTCTGAAATGAGCATTGAAGAGATGGAAAAATTGTGGGAAATCACCAAAAAGGAGGAGAGGGATGTCAGTATTTAA
- the ruvB gene encoding Holliday junction branch migration DNA helicase RuvB, with amino-acid sequence MEDRSPLRPLSLEEFTGQEKVKKLLRIALESAKKRNSTLDHILFYGPPGTGKTTLATIIAREMTKEIKVVSAPMIEKKGDLVALINSLQEGDILFIDEIHRLTRQIEETLYSAMEDFRIDIVSGGGLKARSFSITLPKFTLIGATTRLNLLTAPLRSRFGLICRLELYTEKELAVIGRKNAEKLGIYLTDEALHELSKCARGTPRILNQMLKRVRDFSVVNEWPVIDIEKIRIILRELGIDENGLDRMDRRILKTIAETFKGGPVGLNSLALALNEDKETLENIHEPYLIKLGLIVRTSRGRKITEKGLKIIGKNTGNLLF; translated from the coding sequence TTGGAGGATAGATCTCCGCTAAGGCCTTTATCATTAGAAGAGTTTACCGGTCAGGAAAAGGTTAAAAAGCTACTACGTATAGCTCTTGAGTCGGCAAAAAAGAGGAACTCCACACTTGATCACATACTATTTTACGGTCCCCCCGGAACAGGAAAAACAACCCTCGCAACAATAATTGCAAGAGAAATGACAAAAGAGATAAAAGTGGTTTCGGCACCAATGATAGAAAAAAAAGGGGATCTCGTAGCATTGATAAATTCTCTCCAGGAGGGTGACATACTTTTTATAGATGAAATACACAGACTCACAAGACAAATCGAAGAGACACTATACTCAGCGATGGAAGATTTTAGAATTGATATTGTATCAGGAGGAGGTTTAAAAGCAAGAAGTTTTAGTATAACGCTACCAAAATTTACACTAATCGGTGCCACGACACGGCTTAACCTTCTAACAGCACCGCTGCGTTCCCGGTTTGGATTAATATGCAGACTTGAACTTTATACCGAGAAGGAACTTGCAGTGATAGGAAGAAAAAACGCTGAAAAATTAGGCATTTATCTAACAGACGAGGCTCTTCACGAGCTTTCAAAATGTGCAAGAGGAACGCCAAGGATATTAAATCAAATGTTAAAAAGGGTAAGAGATTTCTCTGTTGTTAACGAATGGCCTGTAATAGATATTGAAAAGATACGCATAATATTGAGAGAACTTGGAATAGATGAAAACGGACTTGACAGAATGGATAGAAGGATTTTAAAAACCATAGCTGAAACATTCAAAGGTGGTCCTGTAGGGCTTAACAGTCTTGCTCTTGCTCTAAATGAAGATAAAGAAACGCTTGAAAACATACATGAACCCTATCTCATTAAATTAGGACTGATAGTTAGAACAAGCAGAGGAAGAAAAATAACCGAAAAAGGTCTTAAAATAATCGGTAAAAATACAGGTAATCTTCTCTTTTAA